One genomic segment of Clostridium saccharoperbutylacetonicum N1-4(HMT) includes these proteins:
- a CDS encoding carboxylesterase family protein: MCKKTSFLVAMALSVSLMAGSLVSIPVKAQDGTSVNVVAGTSKEENAGYSQGIIQTTKYGKIKGYQENDGKTLIWKGIPYAKAPVGELRWKAPVNPDSWAGTLDATKDGNMGIQLSNGKIVGSEDCLNLDIYRPNTNQTNLPVLVYIHGGNNQTGASNEISPKKLAVNANCIVVSINYRLGALGFNSLPALKTGNKNEDSGNYTLLDISKSLDWIKANISSFGGNSENVTASGFSAGGRDVMAMLISPIFKDKFQKAISFSGGMTTADPEDSAKVIAKAIAPLVVADKIKATEGEAYKWLLTDGKDVKAYLYNLSSDRLAKLMGNAGIRMSAFPHLYSDGTVLPKEGFDTKNYNNVPLIMLTGAKEFSLFGRYDKYFAAKDDNTLMTNQEANKELNFALNYGSKLYELFNAEESAERMIKNYNAQIYTGDFKWGLDKNVVGDKMAQLAGPFHGVWIPFLTDETTGFSAMYKDSFNNAGAKDLGAKVTDYITNFLWDGTPNGKIITGCEWKPWNGANSKTTQLILDADKNNAKISMSNERIDYEEILKQMDADTTLSKEVKDKLIKEVLNGRWFSDRLDKHFGNSSLWIK; the protein is encoded by the coding sequence ATGTGTAAAAAAACAAGTTTTTTAGTGGCAATGGCGTTATCTGTTTCATTGATGGCAGGCTCATTAGTCAGTATACCAGTTAAAGCTCAAGATGGTACTTCTGTTAATGTAGTAGCAGGAACTTCAAAAGAAGAAAATGCAGGATATTCCCAAGGTATTATTCAAACGACAAAATATGGTAAGATTAAAGGATACCAAGAAAATGATGGAAAAACTTTAATTTGGAAGGGCATACCATATGCTAAAGCACCAGTTGGTGAATTGAGATGGAAAGCTCCTGTGAATCCTGATAGTTGGGCAGGAACCTTAGATGCAACTAAAGATGGAAATATGGGAATTCAATTATCTAATGGCAAAATCGTTGGCAGTGAGGATTGTTTAAATTTAGATATTTATAGACCTAATACAAATCAAACTAATTTACCAGTTTTAGTTTATATTCATGGAGGTAATAATCAAACAGGTGCTAGCAATGAGATAAGTCCTAAGAAATTGGCTGTAAATGCTAATTGTATAGTTGTTTCTATAAATTATAGATTAGGTGCTCTCGGATTTAATAGCTTACCAGCACTTAAGACAGGAAATAAAAATGAGGATTCTGGTAATTATACTTTGTTAGATATAAGCAAATCATTAGATTGGATAAAAGCTAACATTAGTTCTTTTGGTGGAAATTCTGAAAATGTTACAGCCTCTGGATTCTCTGCTGGTGGTAGAGATGTAATGGCTATGCTTATATCACCAATATTTAAGGATAAATTTCAAAAAGCAATTTCATTTAGTGGTGGAATGACAACTGCAGATCCAGAAGATAGTGCTAAGGTAATTGCAAAAGCAATTGCTCCACTAGTAGTAGCTGATAAAATTAAAGCAACTGAAGGTGAAGCATACAAGTGGTTATTAACTGATGGAAAAGATGTAAAAGCTTATCTATATAATCTTTCATCAGATAGATTAGCTAAATTAATGGGAAATGCAGGTATAAGGATGAGTGCTTTCCCTCATTTATACAGTGATGGAACAGTTTTACCTAAGGAGGGCTTTGATACAAAGAATTATAATAATGTGCCTCTTATTATGTTAACAGGAGCTAAAGAATTCTCTTTGTTTGGTAGATATGACAAGTATTTTGCAGCTAAAGATGATAACACGCTTATGACTAATCAGGAAGCTAATAAGGAATTAAACTTTGCATTAAATTATGGAAGTAAATTATATGAATTATTCAATGCTGAAGAATCAGCTGAAAGAATGATTAAAAATTATAATGCCCAAATTTACACAGGTGATTTTAAGTGGGGGTTAGACAAGAATGTAGTAGGAGATAAAATGGCTCAATTAGCAGGACCATTTCATGGAGTTTGGATTCCTTTCCTAACAGATGAAACAACAGGTTTTAGTGCAATGTATAAAGATAGTTTTAACAATGCTGGAGCAAAAGATCTAGGTGCAAAAGTTACTGACTATATTACAAATTTCTTATGGGATGGAACTCCTAATGGGAAAATTATTACTGGATGTGAATGGAAACCTTGGAATGGCGCAAATAGTAAAACAACTCAATTAATTTTAGATGCTGACAAAAATAACGCTAAAATAAGTATGTCTAATGAAAGAATTGATTATGAAGAGATTTTAAAACAAATGGATGCTGATACTACGCTATCAAAAGAAGTAAAAGATAAATTAATAAAAGAAGTTCTTAATGGACGATGGTTTAGTGATAGATTAGATAAGCATTTTGGAAATTCTAGTCTTTGGATCAAATAG